From Bosea sp. NBC_00550, the proteins below share one genomic window:
- a CDS encoding PA0069 family radical SAM protein has product MRQARPTERPYPAAQPLKRHDREPTVSAPVVAPADPMAYAGHRIDPERRRGRGATINPGGRYEAEQRVAEDDGWGSLEELPPFTTEIAYEKARNIITRNDSPDISFDRSINPYRGCEHGCVYCFARPTHAYLGLSPGLDFESKLTAKPDAAALLEKELSSPSYQPRTIAIGTNTDAYQPIEKKLRIMRSILEVLAKFNHPVGIVTKSALVQRDIDILAPMAEKGLVKVALSVTTLDPKVARGMEPRAASPPKRLETIRKLSEAGIPVTVLVAPVVPAINEHEIERILDAAKAAGAQEAGYVLLRLPLEVRDIVQEWLLTHHPDKLRHVMSLIRSTRGGKDYDSQWGQRMVGSGPYAWMIGRRFELAAERSGFNTTRRRLRTDLFVKPEKEKAQLSLF; this is encoded by the coding sequence ATGCGTCAGGCCAGACCCACCGAGAGGCCCTATCCGGCGGCCCAGCCGCTGAAGCGGCACGACCGGGAGCCGACGGTCTCCGCGCCTGTCGTCGCCCCGGCCGACCCGATGGCCTATGCCGGCCACCGCATCGATCCGGAGAGACGGCGCGGGCGCGGCGCCACGATCAATCCGGGCGGGCGCTACGAGGCCGAGCAGCGCGTCGCGGAGGACGATGGCTGGGGCTCGCTGGAAGAGCTGCCGCCGTTCACGACGGAGATCGCCTATGAGAAGGCGCGCAACATCATCACGCGCAACGACTCGCCCGACATCTCCTTCGACCGCTCGATCAATCCCTATCGCGGCTGCGAGCATGGTTGCGTCTACTGCTTCGCGCGACCGACCCATGCCTATCTCGGCCTGTCGCCCGGCCTCGATTTCGAGAGCAAGCTGACCGCCAAGCCCGATGCCGCGGCGCTGCTGGAGAAGGAACTCTCCTCCCCTTCCTACCAGCCGCGCACCATCGCAATCGGCACCAACACCGACGCCTATCAGCCGATCGAGAAGAAGCTGCGGATCATGCGTTCGATCCTGGAGGTGCTGGCGAAGTTCAATCATCCGGTCGGCATCGTGACGAAGTCGGCGCTGGTCCAGCGCGACATCGATATCCTCGCTCCGATGGCGGAGAAGGGGCTGGTCAAGGTCGCGCTCTCTGTGACGACGCTCGACCCCAAGGTCGCACGCGGCATGGAGCCCCGCGCCGCCTCGCCGCCCAAGCGGCTGGAGACGATCCGCAAGCTGTCGGAGGCCGGCATTCCGGTGACGGTGCTGGTCGCGCCGGTCGTGCCGGCTATCAACGAGCATGAGATCGAGCGCATCCTCGACGCCGCCAAGGCGGCGGGCGCGCAGGAGGCCGGCTATGTGCTGCTCAGGCTGCCGCTCGAGGTGCGCGACATCGTGCAGGAATGGCTCCTGACGCATCACCCGGACAAGCTCCGGCATGTGATGTCGCTGATCCGCTCGACGCGCGGCGGCAAGGACTACGATTCGCAATGGGGCCAGCGCATGGTCGGCTCAGGCCCCTATGCCTGGATGATCGGCCGGCGCTTCGAGCTCGCGGCTGAGCGCAGCGGCTTCAACACGACGCGGCGGCGCCTGCGCACCGACCTGTTCGTCAAGCCCGAGAAGGAGAAGGCGCAGCTGAGTTTGTTTTGA
- a CDS encoding glycosyltransferase family A protein, which produces MLTAVIRADGSPQALAATLAVLIPAVAEGFLGHAVIVDAAGSADIERIADGTGAHYLRGGVEAWQRGAAEARGDWILLLDAGDVPQPHWVQTVERHLLLAPNRPALIPVEGAAASLRERAAVAFGGRRLRAGLVVPKSAAQSGHLARAPKRLAVRRERAG; this is translated from the coding sequence ATGCTCACAGCCGTGATCCGGGCAGACGGTTCTCCACAGGCACTCGCCGCGACGCTCGCCGTGCTGATACCGGCGGTGGCCGAGGGTTTTCTCGGCCATGCGGTAATCGTCGATGCCGCGGGCTCGGCCGATATCGAGCGCATCGCCGACGGGACCGGGGCGCATTATCTGCGCGGCGGGGTCGAGGCCTGGCAGCGTGGAGCGGCCGAAGCGCGCGGAGACTGGATATTGCTGCTCGATGCCGGCGACGTCCCGCAGCCCCATTGGGTGCAAACCGTCGAGCGCCATTTACTGCTCGCCCCGAATCGGCCGGCACTGATCCCGGTGGAGGGGGCGGCAGCCTCGCTGCGTGAGCGTGCGGCAGTGGCCTTCGGTGGGCGCCGGCTGAGAGCGGGCCTCGTCGTTCCGAAAAGCGCGGCGCAGTCCGGGCACCTCGCTCGCGCACCGAAGCGGCTGGCGGTGCGGCGGGAAAGGGCCGGCTAA
- the ypfJ gene encoding KPN_02809 family neutral zinc metallopeptidase, whose amino-acid sequence MQWEDYRQSENLEDRRGSGGGGGFAGMPGGRGGIGIGTMVVLGLLGWALGIDPRLLIGGAEMIGGIGGREQTQETRRSSGPPQDQMGRFVSAVLAQNEDVWTKILPQQANTRYQAPRLVLFSGIDRSGCGTAQSAMGPFYCPQDRKVYLDTSFFQEMQRKLGGGGDFAYAYVIGHEVGHHIQNLLGILPKANQLRERSSERDANAISVRVELQADCFAGVWAHNVQAMGRLDQGDIEEAIRTASAIGDDKLQKAAQGTVVPDSFTHGSSAQRTKWFNTGFQSGSMQSCDTFRNQV is encoded by the coding sequence ATGCAGTGGGAAGATTACCGCCAGTCCGAGAATCTCGAGGACAGGCGCGGCAGCGGTGGCGGCGGCGGGTTCGCCGGCATGCCCGGCGGCCGCGGCGGCATCGGCATCGGCACGATGGTGGTGCTCGGCCTGCTCGGCTGGGCGCTCGGCATCGATCCGCGCCTGCTGATCGGTGGCGCCGAGATGATCGGCGGCATCGGCGGGCGTGAGCAGACGCAGGAGACCCGACGCTCGTCCGGCCCGCCGCAGGACCAGATGGGCCGCTTCGTCTCGGCCGTGCTGGCGCAGAACGAGGATGTCTGGACGAAGATCCTGCCGCAGCAGGCCAATACCCGCTATCAGGCGCCGCGGCTCGTCCTGTTCTCCGGTATCGACCGCTCCGGCTGCGGCACGGCACAATCGGCGATGGGTCCGTTCTATTGTCCGCAGGACCGCAAGGTCTATCTCGACACCTCCTTCTTCCAGGAGATGCAGCGCAAGCTCGGCGGCGGCGGCGACTTCGCCTATGCCTATGTGATCGGCCACGAGGTCGGCCACCACATCCAGAACCTGCTCGGCATCCTGCCCAAGGCCAACCAGCTGCGCGAGCGCTCGTCCGAGCGCGATGCCAACGCCATCTCGGTGCGCGTCGAATTGCAGGCCGACTGCTTTGCCGGCGTCTGGGCGCACAACGTCCAGGCCATGGGCCGGCTCGACCAGGGCGACATCGAGGAGGCGATCCGCACCGCTTCCGCGATCGGCGACGACAAACTGCAGAAAGCGGCGCAGGGCACGGTGGTGCCGGATTCCTTCACCCACGGCTCCTCGGCACAGCGCACGAAGTGGTTCAATACCGGCTTCCAGTCGGGCTCGATGCAGAGCTGCGACACGTTCCGCAATCAGGTGTAG
- the cydB gene encoding cytochrome d ubiquinol oxidase subunit II, whose amino-acid sequence MEWYLPIIWAVLIGTAVMLYVVLDGFDLGIAILFPTTKDEGERDQMMNSVAPFWDGNETWLVLGGGGLWVAFPQAYAIIMPAFYIPITLMLLALIFRGVAFEFRWVAKPHHQRWDLAFWLGSTVAAFSQGLVLGGLIQGVTVAKGQFAGGPLDWLTPFTVMCGAGVVVGYALLGATWLLYKTDGPVAERARRQAKTLLLGLLAFAVLVSLWTPYAHPRIAERWFTPANLVWLWPFPVLTALCGYLAWRRLHGAHEFTPFALTIAIFLLCFLGLSISNFPYLVPPDVTIWDAAAAPSSHIFVLIGVAFLLPMILFYTAFVYWTFRGKVRADSGYH is encoded by the coding sequence ATGGAATGGTATCTTCCGATCATCTGGGCCGTGCTGATCGGCACCGCCGTGATGCTCTATGTCGTGCTCGACGGCTTCGACCTCGGCATCGCCATCCTGTTCCCGACGACCAAGGACGAGGGCGAGCGCGACCAGATGATGAACTCTGTTGCCCCGTTCTGGGACGGCAACGAGACCTGGCTTGTGCTGGGCGGCGGCGGCCTCTGGGTCGCCTTCCCGCAGGCCTACGCCATCATCATGCCCGCCTTCTACATCCCGATCACGCTGATGCTGCTGGCGCTGATCTTCCGCGGCGTCGCCTTCGAGTTCCGCTGGGTCGCCAAGCCGCATCACCAGCGCTGGGATCTGGCCTTCTGGCTCGGCTCGACGGTGGCCGCGTTCTCGCAAGGCCTTGTGCTCGGCGGCCTGATCCAGGGCGTCACCGTCGCGAAGGGACAGTTCGCCGGCGGACCGCTCGACTGGCTGACGCCCTTCACGGTGATGTGCGGGGCCGGTGTGGTCGTCGGCTATGCGCTGCTCGGCGCGACCTGGCTGCTCTACAAGACGGACGGCCCGGTCGCCGAACGGGCCCGGCGTCAGGCGAAGACCCTGCTGCTGGGGCTGCTGGCCTTCGCGGTGCTGGTCTCGCTCTGGACACCCTATGCGCATCCGCGCATCGCCGAGCGCTGGTTCACGCCAGCCAATCTCGTCTGGCTGTGGCCCTTCCCCGTGCTGACGGCGCTGTGCGGTTATCTCGCCTGGCGGCGGCTCCATGGCGCGCACGAGTTCACGCCCTTCGCGCTGACGATCGCGATCTTCCTGCTCTGCTTCCTCGGGCTCTCGATCTCGAACTTCCCCTATCTGGTGCCGCCGGACGTGACGATCTGGGATGCGGCCGCAGCGCCCTCCTCCCATATCTTCGTGCTGATCGGCGTCGCGTTCCTGCTGCCGATGATCCTGTTCTACACGGCCTTCGTGTACTGGACCTTCCGCGGCAAGGTGCGGGCCGACAGCGGCTATCATTGA
- a CDS encoding cytochrome ubiquinol oxidase subunit I produces MVIDAFLLSRLQFAFTVSFHIVFPAFTIGLSAYIATLLGLWLKTGDPKFHLVARFWTKIFAVSFAMGVVSGIVLSYQFGTNWSRFSTAVGNVIGPLIGYEVLSAFFLEASFLGVLLFGWKRVPPWLHFTSAIIVAGGTALSGFWILSANSWMQYPTGHEVRDGIAYPVDWMKIVFNPTFPLRFAHMMTAAYLTTAFVVLATGARHLLIGHRTESAKTMVRMAILMIALTAPLQAVIGDFHGRDTATYQPAKLAAIEAHWDSSKPGALVLFAWPDEKAELNRFEISIPGVASLVTHGSMNALFPSLKDFAVQDRPPVLIPFFAFRAMVGIGVLMILFGWTGAWLWRKGTVFESRRWLWIAQYSWPAGFVAILSGWFVTEVGRQPWLATGIIRSADAVSPVTTLQVAISLFLFVCVYSVVFTAGILLINRLIAKGPDEITGEEPPEQPSKRPLKAVQGEAATIFGDGHPGDDKIQPAI; encoded by the coding sequence ATGGTCATCGACGCCTTCTTGCTTTCAAGGTTGCAGTTCGCCTTCACCGTCTCCTTCCACATCGTCTTTCCAGCGTTCACCATCGGGCTTTCCGCCTATATCGCCACGCTGCTCGGCCTGTGGCTCAAGACCGGCGATCCTAAATTCCACCTGGTCGCGCGCTTCTGGACCAAGATCTTCGCCGTCTCCTTCGCCATGGGCGTGGTCTCCGGCATCGTGCTGTCCTATCAGTTCGGCACCAACTGGAGCCGGTTCTCGACGGCGGTCGGCAACGTCATCGGGCCGTTGATCGGCTACGAGGTGCTCTCGGCCTTCTTCCTGGAGGCGTCCTTCCTCGGCGTGCTGCTGTTCGGCTGGAAGCGCGTGCCGCCCTGGCTGCATTTCACCTCGGCGATCATCGTCGCGGGCGGCACGGCGCTCTCCGGCTTCTGGATTCTCTCGGCCAATAGCTGGATGCAGTATCCCACCGGGCATGAGGTGCGCGATGGTATCGCCTACCCGGTCGACTGGATGAAGATCGTCTTCAACCCGACCTTCCCGCTACGCTTCGCCCATATGATGACGGCAGCCTATCTGACGACCGCCTTCGTCGTGCTGGCGACCGGCGCGCGGCATCTGCTCATCGGACATCGCACCGAATCGGCCAAGACGATGGTGCGGATGGCGATCCTGATGATCGCATTGACCGCGCCGCTGCAGGCGGTGATCGGCGATTTCCACGGCCGAGACACGGCGACCTATCAGCCGGCCAAGCTCGCCGCGATCGAGGCGCACTGGGATTCGTCGAAGCCCGGCGCCCTCGTGCTCTTCGCCTGGCCCGACGAGAAGGCCGAGCTCAACCGATTCGAGATATCGATCCCGGGCGTCGCCAGCCTGGTGACCCATGGCAGCATGAACGCGCTCTTCCCGAGCCTGAAGGACTTTGCGGTGCAGGATCGGCCGCCCGTCCTGATCCCGTTCTTCGCCTTCCGGGCGATGGTGGGGATCGGCGTGCTGATGATCCTGTTCGGGTGGACCGGCGCCTGGCTCTGGCGCAAGGGCACAGTATTCGAATCGCGACGCTGGCTCTGGATCGCCCAGTATTCCTGGCCGGCGGGCTTCGTCGCCATTCTCTCAGGCTGGTTCGTCACCGAGGTCGGCCGCCAGCCCTGGCTGGCGACGGGAATCATCCGCTCGGCCGACGCCGTCTCCCCGGTCACGACCCTGCAGGTCGCGATCTCGCTCTTCCTGTTCGTCTGCGTCTATTCGGTGGTGTTCACGGCCGGCATCCTGCTGATCAACCGCCTGATCGCCAAGGGACCGGACGAGATCACCGGCGAAGAGCCACCGGAGCAGCCATCGAAGCGCCCGCTCAAGGCGGTGCAGGGCGAGGCCGCCACGATCTTCGGAGACGGCCATCCCGGCGACGACAAGATCCAGCCGGCGATCTGA
- a CDS encoding uracil-DNA glycosylase — protein sequence MSLSDAAGPDEPNPYELLSWYAEMGVTEALDETPRNHFAEPAPADRPAGQLRSLPGRPAAAPRPIAAAATAPEDAAVSARALAREARTLDELKEALAKFEGCALKATAKNLVFADGNPEGRVMMVGEAPGADEDRLGLPFVGRSGQLLDRMLAAIGLSRKEDVYIANMLPWRPPGNRTPTPQEVAICLPFIQRQIELADPDILVCVGGPSAQGLLGFSGILRSRGQWVEYDTGSRRIRALATLHPAYLLRQPLQKRLAWRDLRALKTALDGKN from the coding sequence ATGAGCCTGTCCGATGCAGCCGGCCCCGACGAGCCAAACCCTTACGAGCTTCTGAGCTGGTACGCCGAGATGGGCGTGACGGAAGCGCTCGACGAAACGCCGCGCAATCATTTCGCCGAGCCGGCGCCCGCTGACCGGCCCGCAGGACAACTGCGTTCGCTGCCGGGCCGTCCGGCTGCCGCGCCCCGGCCGATCGCAGCCGCCGCCACGGCGCCCGAAGATGCCGCGGTCAGCGCGCGGGCGCTTGCCCGCGAAGCGCGCACGCTCGATGAGCTGAAAGAGGCGCTGGCCAAGTTCGAGGGCTGTGCGCTGAAGGCCACCGCCAAGAACCTCGTCTTCGCCGACGGCAATCCGGAGGGACGGGTGATGATGGTCGGCGAAGCGCCCGGCGCCGACGAGGATCGGCTCGGCCTGCCCTTCGTCGGACGGTCCGGGCAGTTGCTCGACCGGATGCTGGCTGCGATCGGCCTCAGTCGCAAGGAAGACGTCTACATCGCCAACATGCTGCCCTGGCGGCCGCCCGGCAACCGCACGCCGACGCCGCAGGAGGTCGCGATCTGCCTGCCCTTCATCCAGCGCCAGATCGAGCTTGCCGACCCCGATATCCTCGTCTGCGTCGGCGGGCCCTCGGCGCAGGGGCTGCTCGGCTTCAGCGGCATCCTGCGCTCGCGCGGACAATGGGTCGAGTACGATACCGGCTCGCGGCGCATCCGCGCCCTCGCGACGCTGCACCCGGCCTATCTGCTGCGTCAGCCATTGCAGAAGCGGCTCGCCTGGCGGGATTTGCGCGCGCTCAAAACCGCGCTCGATGGGAAGAATTGA
- a CDS encoding electron transfer flavoprotein-ubiquinone oxidoreductase yields the protein MDLKEAQSEPRESMDYDVVIVGAGPAGLAAAIRLKQLDENITVVVVEKGAEVGAHILSGAVIDPIGLDRLVPDWRDDPERPLTTEVKEDIFYFLTEPNGIRLPNFGMPKLMNNHGNFVGSLGLVAKFLAARAEALGVEIYPGFAAAELLYNDDGSIAGIATGDMGIAKDGTVSERFTRGMELRGRYTLLGEGARGSLSKIAIRKFALDEGREPQKYGIGLKELWQVKPEKFHKGRVQHSFGWPLDNSTGGGSFLYHFDDNLVTVGFVVHLNYQNPTLSPFDEFQRFKTHPLIRDTFEGAKRISYGSRAITEGGYQSVPKLTFPGGALIGCAAGFVNVPRIKGSHNAILSGMLAAEKLVPALQAGRSHDEVVEIEDSWRDSAIGKDLKLVRNVKPLWSKFGTLIGIGLGGIDMWLNQLFGWSPFGTLKHGKPDFATLKPLAEVTPITYPKPDGKISFDKLSSVFLSSTNHEEDQPAHLKLTDPSIPIAKNLPVYGEPARLYCPAGVYEVVYDDAEAKTNPRFVINAQNCVHCKTCDIKDPAQNITWTVPEGGGGPGYANM from the coding sequence ATGGATCTGAAGGAAGCGCAGAGCGAACCGCGCGAGAGCATGGACTATGACGTCGTCATCGTCGGCGCCGGTCCTGCGGGTTTGGCTGCCGCGATCCGTTTGAAGCAGCTCGACGAGAACATCACCGTCGTCGTGGTCGAGAAGGGGGCCGAGGTCGGCGCCCACATTCTCTCCGGCGCGGTGATCGACCCGATCGGCCTGGATCGTCTCGTGCCCGATTGGCGCGATGATCCGGAGCGTCCGCTGACCACGGAGGTCAAGGAGGACATCTTCTATTTCCTCACAGAGCCGAACGGCATCCGCCTGCCGAACTTCGGTATGCCCAAGCTGATGAACAACCACGGCAATTTCGTCGGCTCGCTCGGGCTGGTGGCGAAGTTCCTGGCGGCGCGCGCCGAGGCGCTGGGCGTCGAGATCTATCCCGGCTTCGCCGCTGCGGAACTGCTCTACAACGATGACGGCTCGATCGCCGGCATCGCCACTGGCGATATGGGCATCGCCAAGGACGGCACGGTCTCCGAGCGCTTCACCCGCGGCATGGAGCTGCGCGGCCGCTACACGCTGCTGGGCGAGGGAGCACGCGGCTCGCTCTCCAAGATCGCCATCCGGAAGTTCGCTCTCGACGAGGGGCGCGAGCCGCAGAAATACGGCATCGGCCTGAAGGAACTCTGGCAGGTCAAGCCGGAGAAATTCCACAAGGGCCGCGTCCAGCATTCCTTCGGCTGGCCGCTCGACAACAGCACGGGCGGCGGCTCCTTCCTCTACCATTTCGACGACAATCTCGTCACCGTCGGCTTCGTCGTGCATCTGAACTATCAGAACCCGACGCTCTCGCCCTTCGACGAGTTCCAGCGCTTCAAGACGCATCCGCTGATCCGCGACACTTTCGAAGGCGCCAAGCGCATCTCCTATGGCTCACGCGCCATCACCGAGGGCGGCTATCAATCGGTGCCCAAGCTGACATTCCCGGGCGGCGCGCTGATCGGCTGCGCGGCGGGCTTCGTCAACGTTCCCCGCATCAAGGGCAGCCACAACGCGATTCTGTCCGGCATGCTGGCGGCGGAAAAGCTGGTGCCCGCATTGCAGGCGGGGCGCAGCCATGACGAGGTGGTCGAGATCGAGGATAGCTGGCGCGACAGCGCCATCGGCAAGGACCTCAAGCTGGTCCGCAACGTCAAGCCGCTCTGGTCGAAGTTCGGTACGCTGATCGGCATCGGCCTTGGCGGCATCGACATGTGGCTGAACCAGCTCTTCGGCTGGTCGCCCTTCGGCACGCTCAAGCACGGCAAGCCGGATTTCGCGACGCTGAAGCCGCTCGCCGAGGTCACGCCGATCACCTACCCGAAGCCCGACGGCAAGATTTCCTTCGACAAGCTGTCCTCGGTCTTTCTCTCCTCGACCAACCACGAGGAAGACCAGCCTGCGCATCTGAAGCTGACGGACCCGTCGATCCCGATCGCAAAGAACCTGCCTGTTTATGGCGAGCCGGCCCGGCTCTACTGCCCGGCGGGGGTCTACGAGGTGGTCTATGACGATGCCGAGGCGAAGACCAACCCGCGCTTCGTGATCAACGCGCAGAACTGCGTCCACTGCAAGACCTGCGACATCAAGGACCCCGCCCAGAACATCACCTGGACGGTGCCGGAAGGCGGCGGCGGACCTGGCTACGCGAATATGTGA
- a CDS encoding tetratricopeptide repeat protein has protein sequence MKKLRASGTAAALSFLMVLPVAAAAQGATAPRSADSLEPADSLEGNYLAAIVAGASRDLGAASVYLREAVRDDPQNNDLLERAFVAFLADGAMPDAFRAADKLIQQDPSNGLAQLVIGIRSIKQKSYQTARNHLQRGGRGRAADITATLLSAWSYLGSGNSRRAIETLERLKGEPSYNLFRDYHAGLILDAANRKAEAEKRLKSAYDAEKTTLRLVDLWARFQARGGDYAGAAATYADFGRLLPNHPIIREGMSLVAKKEAPPRQIQTAQQGAAEVLYGLASAGNRQGDEAAALLYLRMAIYLDPGQDLAILTLGDILERARQPEDAVAVYDRMPASSPLRSNAEIQAGLALENLGKPEEAVKHLEKVIAERPDDVDALSALGNIYRSRKQFAEAAAAYDKAINKIASPGRANWDLYYFRGIARERINRWPEAEADLRKALELLPDPLGRERALVLNYLGYSLVDKHLKLDEALDMLRRAVELRPRDGYIIDSLGWAYYRLGRYEDASREIERAAELRPSDPVINDHLGDVYWRTGRQLEAKFQWNHARDLKPEPEDLEKIQRKIERGLEDPSANVTDDAKKDGG, from the coding sequence ATGAAGAAGCTGCGTGCCTCCGGTACGGCTGCTGCCTTGTCGTTTTTGATGGTTCTGCCGGTGGCTGCTGCCGCTCAAGGCGCGACCGCGCCGCGTTCGGCCGATTCGCTCGAGCCGGCCGACAGCCTTGAAGGGAATTACCTCGCCGCCATCGTGGCAGGCGCCTCGCGCGATCTCGGCGCCGCCTCCGTCTATCTGCGTGAGGCCGTGCGGGACGATCCGCAGAACAACGACCTGCTGGAGCGCGCTTTCGTCGCTTTCCTGGCCGACGGCGCCATGCCCGACGCCTTCCGCGCCGCCGACAAGCTGATCCAGCAGGATCCGAGCAACGGCCTGGCGCAACTCGTCATTGGCATCCGTTCGATCAAGCAGAAGAGCTACCAGACCGCGCGCAATCACCTTCAGCGCGGCGGGCGCGGCCGGGCGGCCGACATCACCGCGACGCTGCTTTCCGCCTGGTCCTATCTCGGTTCGGGCAATTCCAGGCGCGCCATCGAGACGCTGGAGCGGTTGAAGGGCGAGCCGTCCTACAATCTTTTCCGCGACTATCACGCCGGGTTGATTCTCGACGCCGCCAACCGCAAGGCCGAGGCCGAGAAGCGGCTGAAATCGGCCTATGACGCCGAAAAGACGACGCTGCGCCTGGTAGATCTCTGGGCGCGCTTCCAGGCCCGCGGCGGCGATTATGCCGGGGCTGCGGCGACCTACGCCGATTTCGGCCGCTTGCTGCCCAACCACCCGATCATCCGCGAGGGCATGTCGCTGGTGGCGAAGAAGGAGGCCCCGCCGCGCCAGATCCAGACGGCGCAGCAGGGTGCCGCCGAGGTGCTCTACGGGCTCGCCAGCGCCGGCAATCGCCAGGGCGACGAAGCCGCTGCGCTGCTCTATCTGCGCATGGCGATCTATCTCGACCCCGGCCAGGACCTCGCCATCCTGACGCTGGGCGACATCCTCGAGCGCGCCCGCCAGCCGGAGGACGCGGTCGCGGTCTACGACAGGATGCCGGCTTCCTCGCCGCTGCGTTCCAATGCCGAGATCCAGGCCGGCCTCGCGCTGGAGAATCTCGGCAAGCCGGAAGAGGCGGTGAAGCATCTGGAGAAGGTCATCGCCGAGCGCCCCGATGATGTCGACGCGCTCTCCGCGCTCGGCAATATCTATCGCTCGCGCAAGCAGTTTGCCGAGGCGGCGGCGGCCTACGACAAGGCCATCAACAAGATCGCCTCGCCGGGCCGCGCCAACTGGGACCTGTATTATTTCCGCGGCATCGCGCGCGAGCGCATCAACCGCTGGCCGGAAGCCGAGGCCGATCTGCGCAAGGCGCTCGAACTCCTGCCCGATCCGCTCGGGCGCGAGCGCGCTCTGGTGCTGAATTATCTCGGATATTCGCTGGTCGACAAGCATCTCAAGCTCGACGAGGCGCTCGACATGCTGCGCCGTGCCGTCGAGCTGCGGCCGCGCGACGGCTACATCATCGATTCGCTGGGCTGGGCCTATTACCGCCTCGGCCGCTACGAGGATGCCTCACGCGAGATCGAGCGCGCCGCCGAGCTGCGCCCCTCCGACCCGGTCATCAACGACCACCTCGGTGACGTCTATTGGCGCACCGGCCGCCAGCTCGAGGCGAAGTTCCAGTGGAACCACGCCCGCGACCTCAAGCCGGAGCCCGAGGATCTGGAGAAGATCCAGCGCAAGATCGAGCGCGGGCTGGAGGATCCCTCGGCCAATGTCACGGACGACGCCAAGAAGGACGGCGGCTGA
- a CDS encoding 4-(cytidine 5'-diphospho)-2-C-methyl-D-erythritol kinase, with protein sequence MLQPGSAVALPLTTRARAKVNLDLRVLGRRDDGYHELESLVAFAGIGDELTLDPDGPLSLLIAGPRATGLAVDDGNLVLRAARALEAARPGLRFGRLHLVKRLPVASGIGGGSADAAAALRLLARLNGIAMSDPILHDVAAQVGADVPVCLDSRARLMAGIGERLGPALRLPRLFALLVNPGVAVETVAVFRALGLAHGQRLGGPDQKAGYGTVSAAELLANLARSGNDLAVPAQRVAPGIGEVLERLERIPDCRLARMSGSGATCFALFDDCRASAAAAKVLQRDRPDWWVKPTLLS encoded by the coding sequence ATGCTTCAGCCGGGATCGGCCGTGGCTCTACCGCTGACGACGCGTGCGCGCGCCAAGGTCAATCTTGACCTGCGGGTTCTTGGTCGGCGCGACGACGGCTATCACGAGCTCGAAAGCCTCGTCGCCTTCGCCGGAATCGGCGACGAGCTGACGCTCGATCCCGATGGACCGCTCTCCCTGTTGATTGCCGGTCCCCGCGCTACGGGGCTGGCGGTCGATGACGGCAATCTCGTCCTGCGCGCCGCCCGCGCGCTGGAGGCCGCCCGCCCCGGCCTGCGCTTCGGGCGCCTCCACCTCGTCAAGCGATTGCCTGTCGCCTCCGGGATCGGCGGCGGCTCGGCTGACGCGGCTGCGGCTTTGCGGCTGCTCGCGCGCCTGAACGGCATCGCCATGTCCGATCCGATTCTGCACGATGTCGCCGCGCAGGTCGGTGCCGATGTGCCGGTCTGCCTCGATTCGCGGGCGCGGCTGATGGCCGGTATCGGCGAGCGGCTCGGCCCGGCGCTGCGCTTGCCGCGGCTCTTTGCGCTGCTGGTCAATCCGGGCGTGGCAGTCGAAACGGTTGCGGTCTTCCGGGCGCTTGGACTGGCGCATGGCCAGCGGCTGGGCGGCCCCGATCAAAAGGCCGGCTATGGCACGGTCTCGGCGGCGGAGCTTCTCGCAAATCTCGCCCGTTCCGGAAACGATCTCGCCGTGCCCGCTCAGCGCGTTGCGCCGGGGATCGGCGAGGTCCTGGAGCGGTTGGAGCGCATTCCGGATTGCCGGCTTGCCCGCATGTCCGGCTCTGGCGCGACCTGCTTTGCGCTGTTCGATGATTGCCGCGCCAGCGCCGCTGCGGCGAAGGTACTGCAACGCGATCGGCCGGATTGGTGGGTGAAACCGACGTTGTTGAGCTGA